One Aegilops tauschii subsp. strangulata cultivar AL8/78 chromosome 7, Aet v6.0, whole genome shotgun sequence genomic window carries:
- the LOC120968240 gene encoding uncharacterized protein has protein sequence MEESLTAPSVDPASVDPASLDPAAVDPASVDPAAVDPLAVDPLAVDPLAVDPASVDPLAVDPASVDPASVDPASVDTPAVDPASFHPPAVDPASVDPPAVHPASFYPPAVDPAGANPSSYPSWVLLDSRAYFADRVNATTVKATASTGHEFKVTFCLADPPAVSYFCVHCPEGCYTTEPRVVSSASDLVLLCFAFSSGPRSTEKDSHLEYFVYKAASDGKPTIRSVPCSPRAYVHSWHAAIVPGKGDNFLVADLSLNGDPGHYNLHIFSSETNEWSTKHVQLQTDPNVLPLELPILTDKVILLGRSTVGWVDLWRGIVVCNLLEKEPVPHFIPLPKAEFDLHRKSKARQVRDVIGFTDGYINFIEIEHCLRWFPVVRKSNLKTAMIFDVADTIDDAELLSLDDMDGVRDDKPVQHVPAGWKIRTMFRSIDWNYWESSHILHVDEISASPPEPSVLQSHLWNDTDKKWTLGKLKCTSFPTFGFYGGDVVYLVSKAESQDNDALLVGVDIRKMKLESIKAYGCGRSISFGPIPVVRFKIGRKQEVIEPSCGGRSASFDAISCAFSKYLNTAPSPRPCNGEAAAESAQNGVLNDHLSSRDTVPNSVQPQQNMWNEGGCNGGWSEYGYSVQQPSSLTQSGQPMLSSTRLVSVPPLG, from the exons ATGGAGGAATCCTTGACGGCCCCCTCCGTCGATCCCGCCTCCGTCGACCCCGCCTCACTCGAtcccgccgccgtcgaccccgcctccgtcgaccccgccgccgtcgaccccctCGCCGTCGATCCCCTCGCCGTCGACCCCCTCGCCGTCGACCCCGCCTCCGTCGACCCCCTCGCCGTCGACCCCGCCTCCGTCGACCCCGCCTCCGTCGATCCCGCCTCCGTCGACACCCCCGCCGTCGATCCCGCCTCCTTCCACCCCCCCGCCGTCGATCCCGCCTCCGTCGACCCCCCCGCCGTCCATCCCGCCTCCTTCTACCCCCCCGCAGTCGACCCCGCCGGCGCCAACCCATCCAGCTACCCCTCCTGGGTCCTCCTCGACAGCAGAGCCTACTTCGCCGACCGCGTCAACGCCACCACCGTGAAGGCCACGGCGAGCACGGGCCACGAATTCAAGGTCACCTTTTGTCTCGCCGACCCGCCCGCCGTCTCCTACTTCTGCGTCCACTGCCCCGAAGGTTGTTACACCACGGAGCCCCGCGTCGTCTCCTCCGCCAGTGACCTCGTCCTCCTCTGCTTCGCCTTCAGCTCCGGCCCACGGAGCACAGAAAAAGACTCCCATCTCGAGTACTTCGTCTACAAGGCTGCCTCCGACGGCAAGCCCACCATCAGATCTGTTCCGTGTTCCCCTCGAGCCTACGTGCACTCATGGCACGCCGCCATCGTGCCCGGCAAGGGCGACAATTTCTTGGTCGCTGATCTTTCCCTGAATGGGGACCCTGGGCACTACAACCTGCACATCTTCTCGTCGGAGACAAACGAGTGGAGCACCAAACATGTGCAGCTGCAGACCGACCCGAATGTCCTGCCACTGGAGCTGCCAATCCTAACTGACAAGGTGATCTTGCTCGGAAGAAGCACAGTAGGATGGGTCGACCTCTGGCGTGGCATTGTCGTCTGCAATTTGCTTGAAAAGGAGCCTGTTCCCCATTTCATCCCGCTGCCCAAGGCCGAATTCGACCTGCACCGGAAAAGCAAAGCACGGCAAGTGCGGGACGTCATTGGCTTCACCGATGGTTACATCAACTTCATCGAGATCGAACACTGTCTCAGGTGGTTCCCCGTTGTCAGAAAGAGCAATTTGAAGACGGCCATGATTTTTGATGTTGCAGATACCATCGATGATGCAGAGCTCCTCAGTCTTGATGATATGGACGGCGTTAGAGATGACAAACCTGTGCAGCATGTACCTGCTGGCTGGAAGATCCGGACAATGTTTAGGAGCATTGATTGGAACTATTGGGAAAGTagtcacattcttcatgttgacgaaATATCAGCCTCCCCACCTGAACCCTCTGTGCTGCAATCTCATCTATGGAATGATACAGACAAGAAATGGACATTGGGAAAACTGAAGTGTACAAGCTTCCCGACCTTTGGTTTTTACGGCGGTGATGTTGTCTATCTCGTGTCTAAGGCGGAGTCTCAGGATAATGATGCATTGCTTGTTGGTGTTGATATTCGAAAAATGAAGCTGGAATCCATCAAAGCATATGGCTGCGGGAGATCCATTTCTTTTGGTCCCATTCCGGTTGTTCGTTTTAAAATTGGAAGGAAGCAGGAAGTCATCGAACCATCTTGTGGCGGGAGATCCGCTTCTTTTGATGCCATTTCATGTGCATTCTCAAAATATCTAAATACCGCTCCAAGTCCAAG GCCGTGTAATGGGGAAGCTGCAGCAGAGTCTGCTCAGAATGGTGTGCTGAATGATCATCTTTCATCGAGGGATACTGTTCCGAACAGTGTG CAACCCCAGCAAAACATGTGGAATGAGGGTGGCTGCAATGGGGGTTGGAGTGAATATGGTTATAGCGTGCAGCAGCCATCCAGTTTGACACAATCTGGGCAGCCAATGTTGTCTTCAACTCGATTAG TGTCGGTCCCACCACTGGGATAG